Proteins from one Vicia villosa cultivar HV-30 ecotype Madison, WI unplaced genomic scaffold, Vvil1.0 ctg.000540F_1_1, whole genome shotgun sequence genomic window:
- the LOC131629274 gene encoding uncharacterized protein LOC131629274 yields MIMKVSSFCALLLLVVTAFTFFSFSGSITDLVGRKCVDEPTAIAGSRKLKENVNRIKSNEKGDTGDRVRLEDYNPIDPIPGGAKNVNPGPIEHGTPLMPFIPKSPPPVGPGDYD; encoded by the exons ATGATCATGAAGGTTTCTAGCTTCTGTGCTTTGCTCTTGTTGGTTGTCACAGCTTTTACCTTTTTTAGCTTCTCAGGTTCCATCACAG ATTTGGTTGGTAGAAAATGTGTTGATGAACCAACAGCAATTGcaggaagcagaaaactcaag GAAAATGTCAATAGGATTAAGAGCAATGAAAAAGGCGATACCGGAGATCGCGTAAGACTCGAAGATTACAATCCAATTGATCCAATACCAGGTGGAGCAAAGAATGTTAATCCAGGACCAATTGAACATGGAACTCCTCTAATGCCATTCATACCAAAATCTCCACCTCCTGTTGGTCCTGGAGATTATGATTAG